The DNA segment TATACATAACAGTTGGCGGTAGGAAAAAGTGGGTAATTTTATGTTGCTCAATAACCTTTAAAATTTCACCGGGATCAACGGCTGTCATAATAGTGTTAGTACCACCACGGGCAAAGTGCATAGCGCCCATAAGACCAGCAGAATGAGTCATTGGCGCGACCACTAAATGATTAGTGTTATCATAATAATTGAAATGCGCATAAAAATTGGAAAACATCGTTTCCAATGCTTTATTTGACATCATAACGCCTTTCGATTTACCGGTAGTACCGCCAGTTGGGAAAATGGCCATAATGTCAGAATCATTGCCTTCGCCCATTTGATGATGCTCATCGGCAGATACTAACCAGTTTTGCAAATTTTCACCATCAAGGTCTTTATCAATACAAACAATTTGTTTTAGGTTTGGCGCATCATGAGCAATGGCTAACGCTTCATCTTCATAACTGGAATGAAACATTAATAAATCGCCATCAAAACGATGCAGTAAATCAGTATTTATCTCAACCGGGTTACGCGGGTTTACTGGCAGCCATACCGCCTCGGCGCGAAACAAACCAATTAAGCATTCAAAAGCAATATTTGAATTAGGTCCTAAAATACCTATTTTGGTGCCTTTACCGAACCCTTGTAGAGTAAGTGAACTTGCAAGCTTATGGCTAAATTCAAGAACCTGTTTATAGGTTCTCTTTTCACCAGTTGTCAATTCATGAAAGGCAATATTATCAGGGTATAATGCTGCGCCCTGATCAAAAAAATCAATAATACGCATGGTATTTCTCCCTATGAATTAATCATCTTATAATCAACCAAACCAAAGCTTTTCAGTTGATTGGCTAATTCGTTATGCCCTACCGCTTGACAAGCTGATGAGAAACCAGATGTTTTTTGTAAGCCACCAATTAACAAACTAGCGGTTGCTGCTTGTAAAGCACCGGTAGTTATATATCCGCACGAGGTTCGTACTTCACAGGTAACTGAATCAAACGAACCGCTACCATGTACAATATCAAGGCAGCGATGCACGAGTTTGTTTTCACGTGGCGGCATAGTAGCTTGCATGCTATTACCGTACTCAGCTAACTTCGCTGCTTTTTCTTCTGTCGGCAAATGCTTGATCTCAGTTTCATAGGTATTTTGTAAGTCCAACACCATTTCCATCATCGCGCGGTTTTGAGTCGCAGTTAGTTGTTGTACATTGCGCACGCGAGGATCATGTTCAAAATAAAGTGGCAACATACCACCGCCCCAAGGGTGTGCTAGCAAATTATCGGCACGGCCAGGAATGTTCACTTCATAACCTTTAGCTACAGGCCAGTTCACACGTTGATTGTTTTCTAATTTAAATGATTGATCGGCAATACTAAACATGGCAAAAATAGTTTGGAATGAACCAACCGTCGGAACCAGTGTAGGAGCGGTAAGACAATTTAAAGTATCAATTTGACTTTGTTCTAACACCATATGCGCACCAATTTCTAACGAGGTATACATGTACGATGTGCCTGGTGCCAGGACCAAATTCTTTTCAGCGAATTTTGGCCCTAATTCTTCTTGGATCTTAGTAATGAAATTCATTTCACCACCGGTATCTAAATAATGACAACCAGCTTCTAATGCAGCTTCAACAACAGGCTGTCCAAAATACATAAATGGCCCAACCGTATTACAAATAACCTTTGCACCTTTAAATAATTCGGTTAATGCTTTTTTGGTGTGCTCTACTTGAACAACCTCATAATCTGCGGTTTCAATACCCGGCACCGTTGCCATTGCAGCTTTAATTTTTTCCGCATCTCTACCTGCTGCAATGAATGAAATACCATATTCACGTAAAAATTCAGCAACTAATTTACCGGTATAACCACTTGCCCCATATAGCACTACAGATTTATTTGTCATAATTTTTTCCCTTCGAAATTTTGCCGTATCGCTCTAAAAATGAGTCACTCAGTTAGAAACGAAAACGATTTTTAATATTATTTTGAAATGTGCTATTTACGCTAAACGTTTAAAAACGGTGCAGAATCACCCCAATGGGTGATTTTACCTAATTGCTTAAATACCCATAAAAATTGACCGATATCATCCGAACGGGTGAGGTTATTGATTCATTGCTGGGATAAATATAGGGAATAAATTTGAATCAAAGAATATGAAGGACATTAGATGTTAAACAAACGTTTCCCCGAAAAGCGCGCATTTATCACCGGCGGCGCTAGTGGCCTGGGTTTAGCCTATGCTAAAAAATTAGCACGTAACAATTGGCGAGTAGCAATTGCTGATATTAATGAACAGCGTTTAGAAGAAGCTAAATTAGAACTTGAAGCTTTAGGCGCTACTGTTATCACTTTGGTGGTGGACGTAACAAGCAAAGAGCAGCAACAAGACGCTGCAGACCAACTTGAACAGGTTTGGGGAGGTGTTGATTTAGTGTTTAATAATGCAGGTATTGGCAGCTGCGGTAAACTAAATGAGCATGATGACGAAGAATGGCATCGAGTAATAAATATTGATTTGTGGAGTGTTATTCACGGCTGTCGTATTTTTGCGCCGTTACTAAAACGAACCGGTGGTGGCCACATTATCAATACGGCATCAAGTGCTGGCACGTTATGTTTAGCTGAAATGGCTGGCTATAATGTGGCTAAATCAGGCGTAGTAGCCTTGTCTGAAACGTTAAATGTGGAATTATCGACAGATAACATTGGTGTAACGGTTGTTTGCCCTACCGTGTTAAAAACCAATATTGGCGAGTCTTTAAAAGGTGAAACTAATTTTGAGAAAAACATTGCTCAACAAATTAATGAGTCAAAATTTACTCCCGAAATGGTCGCGGATAAAACCTTTGAAGGTATTTTAAAAAATAAATTGTATGTAATGCCACAAAATGATGCCCGTTGGGTATGGACGATTAAGCGTTGGATGCCTGAAAAGTTCACAAAGTTAATGACGTACTTATATAAAAATCGTAAATGGATCTATTCCCACCTAGATTAACCGCGATAAATTAAGTTAAATAATGATAAAAAAACGGCAATCAAAATAAAATTGATTGCCGTTTTTTTTGACACAACCTGTATCAATTGATAGAAATTGAATAAATGTCTGCATCAATTGTGCTTTTCAGTGTTAATAAAAAGCTCGCTTTGGTAGCCGGCGCAATTCCAAAATAAATTCTTACGGTGCCTGCTGGGTAAGTTGCAATGATGCTTTGCTCGCCATTCATTGATCGGCGCTTTATTTGGTCATATTTTGTCGTTCTTTGAACATAATAAATATTTTCATCTTGCCAAAAATAATTACCGAAGTCATTTATCGCCAGATCTTTAATAAAAAGTTGGCTCTTTTGGCTATCTTGATCAAATTGCCAAATCCCCATTTCTCCCTCTTTACTCATATATAGATGACCGTCAGGGCCTTCTATTGCAAATTTTTCGTTACCTGCAGTTAATTGAGTAATCGAGTTATCACTAATAGTTAATTTATAAATTCCGGAGCTTCCGTTTGTTTCTGCGGCTAAATAAATAGAACGTCCATCTGCTGACCAATTCATGCTGTTTGCTGTAAGAGTACCAAGATCTATAGCTGTTAACTGGCCGTCAGGTAAATCCCCTACGTACCATTTCAAGTCTTCATTTGCTTTGTGCTTAATCGCAACTAAGAAATGCTTTCCTGTAGGAGATACCCTATGCATAATTGCTGCACCGATGCCTTTAGTTAAATTTTTAGAGCCTTGTTCGGTTTTGAGCCACAGATCCCATTCATTGGAGCGGTTTGAGACAAATAATATATCGCCAGTGTTATTGACATACTGGCCATAAAGGTCGCGAGATGACGATGATATTCGACGGCCCTCCTTGCTATCAGTAAAAGATTGTTGGCTAATATATTCTTGGCTCACATGTTTTGAGTAATACAATGTAGAGGTTTGAGAATTGAACGTTAAATTACCTGAAGTACTTATCCCTTGTACAACTTGCTCAGCTTTAGTTGTCGGGTTTACTGAATATGTTTGGTATTCCCCGCCATTTAATATATTGGTATAAATATTACCCTTTTGATATTCCCACGTCAGACCAGTAATGGATAATTTATTGGACAATAACACAGTTACTTCTCCACTTTTATCGAGTAGCATTAGGCTCGCTTTACTTATATTCTCTCTAATAAAGGCAACTTGTTTTGAATCAGCAGAAAAAACAGCGCTAACATCTCTATCTTCGGCTTTGGGGAAACTTATTTGTTCAATGGATTTCTTTTCAAAGTCAAACTTAAATAAAGCAATACCTTTACTTAGTTTTTTTGAAAACAGTAAATACCGTCCATCAGGTGACCAATTTAAAGCACTGCTGTATGAGTTATAAAAACAATCGCTGGCAATTGGGTTATCCTGATTCGTTATTAATTGGTGCAAACGTACCTGACAACGCCCCTCTTTTGAAATCCTTAAATACGCTAAGCTATTACCACTTGGCGACCAACTAGGCGAGAATTCACTTTCTTTTTCCGAAGTTAGCAACCTGGCTGGGATCTGATTGTCTTTTAAATCTTTTATGTAAATTTGGCTGTTATGTTTGTTTTTCAGCCACCTAAAAGCCAAGTATCTACCATCTGATGATACCGATGGATGCTCTTCAATCCCTTCTAAATTAGTTATTTTAACTGGAGGTGATATTGGCCGATTAAGTTCTGTGGAATTTGTTTTAACAACAAATCTATAAGAGAGTGTGATAATAATAATAATCACACTTAGTAAAGTGGCTAAAAATAGGCCTTTACGATTCATTACTTGATTAGATAACTTAATAGAAAGTAAATTGTTAACCAACCCAGATGGCCACGATTTCTGACTCTCAGGGTAAGTAGAGTTTTCGACAATAGGCTCTGGAATATATTCTAGCTTATAGCCAACTTTGGGTAAGGTTTTAAAGTAAACATTACTATCTACGCCTAGTTCGTCGAATACTTTTCGAATATACCACATGGCATTAGTGTATCCACGTTTCCCAACGGGGTAATTGTTGTTCCAGAGGATCTGAATCGCTAAATCTCGATTTACCGTTTGATTCTCATCAAGCAAAAACAACTTAAAAAAGTCAAAAACTTTCACGGGAAATTTGATCGATTGGCAATTATTGCTAATTGTCATGTCAGTACAATTAACAATTAAATTTTCTAATTTATATTCGTTGTATTGTATGTCGATCATGAAGCTCTCTTTATCTATCGATGGCAATGGCAATGGCAATGGCAATGGCAATGGCAATTTAGAATACTATTAGGTAGTTAAATTCAATTAGATTTCAATGAAACTTTTATTATCTAGCGATAGCGTGTACTAATGCGACAAGGGGGCTAATGAAAATAACATTGTAGTCCTCTTACAAACTTAATATTTACAATCTTCCTAATTGGTACTGGCTAATGTTATTAAACAATTTTTTGTTAGTTGAAAATAGGCTAAAGACATAAGTAAATGAAAACATCGCCCCATACAACAAATAAATTACAATTTAATCACAATTTAACACCTACAAAATATCAATTGACTGAATAATCATAGAGTTATAAAGCAACCACACTCGCAATTGAGGATTAATTAATGGTTAATTTTTAAACTACCTCCTAACAGCGAAGACTCCATTGTAAAGGAGGCAACTGACAAATCTTTCACCCGAAAGGGTGAAAATATAAAAGCCAGCTATTTTCATAACTGGCTTTTCAAAATCGATTGCTTATTTACAAACGATATTAATGAAACAATGTATATTTTTAATTAGTGCTTTTTCGACGTTTAGCAATTAATGGTAAAACAAAAAATAACATCCAACCAAAAGAACCGCCGCCCGAGCTAGACTTAGTTTCTTCAATAACCTCTACAGCTGTAACGTCCACGCTAACTGTTGCACTAACTGTTTCTATGCCATCGCTCACAGTAGCAGTAAAAGTATAACTACCGACAGCTAAACCTGATACTTCAGTAATTGCGGCATTAACATCGGCAATGTCACCTTCACCACTCCAAGTTATCGTTAACTCATCACCATCAACATCAGATGCAGATACTTCTAAAGTTACTGAATCACCTTCTGTGATACTAACAACATCATTGACCATAACAGCCGTAGGCATATCGTTAGATGGAGTAACCGTTAACATAAAGCTAGTCGTAGTCGCGTCGCCACTGTGCTCCATATCACGAACAGTAACAAATACTTCGGTCTCACCAGCAAAGTCAGCATTAGGAATTAGGTTAAACATCATTCCGTCAACTTCAGCCGTGATATCGTTACCCGTAACCTCTAACACGTTTGCAACTTGATTCGCATCAATGTGCATTACTTCAATACCGTCAATACGACTATCTTCAGCAACCGTCATATCCGCCATATCTGCAACTTTGATATTAGCGTTAACCGAAATACTGTGGCTAAGAGTTTTGGTTTCTTCGCCTTCCAACTCATAACTAAAGTCGATGATTTGCTCAGTACCTGTAGCTTCAGGTTGCACTACTGCAATAAAGCTGATATCGACTGCACTGCGCTCTGGTCCATCGTAGTTGAAACAAACGACTAAATCGTCTTCTATTACTTCATCTAAATTATCAAAACCAAAGACACTATATAATTGACCTTCTTTAGGGCCTGCGTTACTAGAAAAAGCACTAGTAAAGCCTTCAACAAATACACCACCTTTTGCAAGATTGGCACCTAAATTATCGTAGGCGTATACAATTTCTGGCATACCTTGATGATAATCAATACCACTACGTAGGATCATTTCAAAGTCATATTCATCGCCAGTTGCAGTATCAATAACATTGTCAAATTCAGCAAATAACAAGTCGCCTAAATCAGGACGCTCTGCACCGTATTGTGATGCAAGTGTTAAGCCCCATGCATCATCTGGATGACGACGGTATTGCATTTCAAAGTTACCATTCCAAAACGGCGCGATAGATTCAACTAGGAAACCAGGACCACGATGCCATTTCATTGGCCAATAGCGATCGTTTAACTGCGTAACACCGACAGTATGCATACGCATCATGCCTGAGTTTGGCTGGTTATAGAGTTCA comes from the Thalassotalea nanhaiensis genome and includes:
- a CDS encoding SDR family NAD(P)-dependent oxidoreductase translates to MLNKRFPEKRAFITGGASGLGLAYAKKLARNNWRVAIADINEQRLEEAKLELEALGATVITLVVDVTSKEQQQDAADQLEQVWGGVDLVFNNAGIGSCGKLNEHDDEEWHRVINIDLWSVIHGCRIFAPLLKRTGGGHIINTASSAGTLCLAEMAGYNVAKSGVVALSETLNVELSTDNIGVTVVCPTVLKTNIGESLKGETNFEKNIAQQINESKFTPEMVADKTFEGILKNKLYVMPQNDARWVWTIKRWMPEKFTKLMTYLYKNRKWIYSHLD
- a CDS encoding saccharopine dehydrogenase family protein, whose translation is MTNKSVVLYGASGYTGKLVAEFLREYGISFIAAGRDAEKIKAAMATVPGIETADYEVVQVEHTKKALTELFKGAKVICNTVGPFMYFGQPVVEAALEAGCHYLDTGGEMNFITKIQEELGPKFAEKNLVLAPGTSYMYTSLEIGAHMVLEQSQIDTLNCLTAPTLVPTVGSFQTIFAMFSIADQSFKLENNQRVNWPVAKGYEVNIPGRADNLLAHPWGGGMLPLYFEHDPRVRNVQQLTATQNRAMMEMVLDLQNTYETEIKHLPTEEKAAKLAEYGNSMQATMPPRENKLVHRCLDIVHGSGSFDSVTCEVRTSCGYITTGALQAATASLLIGGLQKTSGFSSACQAVGHNELANQLKSFGLVDYKMINS